One Maribacter cobaltidurans genomic window carries:
- a CDS encoding DUF4198 domain-containing protein produces the protein MKSTARILLLMTIIFVFSSHELFLKTDSHFLEPNTSGQLYLFNGTFDTSENEITRDRIINAKIIGPGYLFEPTDEDYYGEENKTYLNYTTGDAGTYVAGISTLPRILEMDSEAFNDYLEHEGLENTISERKQLGTTDQGVKERYSKHVKALLQVGEETSIDFMKPLGYPVEFVPLNNPFEIKLGDRVAFKLLYKGKPLANQTVHYSTSVPGQDAHENENSVKSNANGMVSIKPTSVGQWYVATIHMEKKEGDEVDYESNWATLTFEIK, from the coding sequence ATGAAAAGTACTGCTCGTATACTGTTATTAATGACCATTATTTTTGTTTTCTCTTCCCATGAATTGTTTTTAAAAACAGATTCCCATTTTTTAGAACCAAATACTTCCGGTCAATTGTATTTATTCAATGGAACCTTCGATACCAGTGAAAATGAAATTACAAGAGACCGTATAATTAATGCTAAAATCATAGGTCCAGGATATCTTTTTGAACCGACTGATGAGGATTATTATGGAGAAGAAAACAAAACATATTTAAATTATACTACAGGTGATGCTGGAACCTATGTTGCTGGAATCTCTACGTTGCCAAGAATATTGGAAATGGACTCCGAAGCTTTCAATGATTATTTGGAGCATGAGGGTCTTGAAAACACCATATCAGAAAGAAAGCAACTGGGAACAACTGACCAAGGAGTCAAAGAAAGATATTCCAAACACGTAAAAGCCCTTTTACAGGTAGGGGAGGAAACCTCAATAGACTTTATGAAGCCTCTGGGATATCCTGTTGAATTTGTGCCATTGAACAATCCTTTTGAAATAAAGTTGGGAGATAGGGTCGCTTTTAAATTATTGTATAAAGGTAAACCCTTGGCCAATCAAACAGTACACTACAGTACCTCTGTACCCGGTCAAGATGCTCATGAGAACGAAAACTCCGTAAAGTCAAACGCCAATGGAATGGTAAGCATAAAGCCAACTTCAGTGGGTCAGTGGTATGTGGCCACCATACATATGGAAAAGAAGGAAGGTGATGAAGTAGACTACGAATCCAACTGGGCTACATTGACCTTCGAGATTAAATAA
- a CDS encoding DUF4345 domain-containing protein, with translation MNVPKNLQLLLSGVVVLLAGLVYGIYPSKIVPFVFGFEVEVLELKNIFRAIMGIYLGLGIFWLMGAFNEKLWRPATVCNVLFMGGISLGRIVSLWVDGYSSLFLQALILEFLFMCWGLYNLKTYN, from the coding sequence ATGAACGTGCCTAAAAATTTACAACTGTTACTTTCCGGGGTTGTTGTTCTACTGGCCGGATTGGTGTATGGTATTTACCCATCCAAGATTGTTCCTTTTGTTTTTGGTTTTGAAGTTGAGGTTTTAGAACTAAAAAATATTTTCAGGGCCATTATGGGAATTTATCTAGGTCTCGGTATTTTTTGGCTTATGGGTGCTTTTAATGAAAAGCTTTGGAGACCTGCTACGGTTTGCAATGTTTTGTTTATGGGAGGGATTTCTTTGGGACGGATAGTAAGTCTATGGGTTGATGGTTATTCGTCTTTATTTTTACAAGCGTTGATTCTGGAATTTCTCTTCATGTGTTGGGGTTTGTATAATTTGAAGACCTACAATTAA
- a CDS encoding MFS transporter: MDSHTIGKMTEGNRAPWYYLVLLILAGESVFILPFVLQRVFRPTFLKVFELTNVELGLCFSVYGFVALVSYLFGGPLADKFLPRKLIAFALWCTAAGGVIFATFPNYRSLQLLYGFWGFTTIFLFWSPMIKATRVWGGEKAQGRAFGFLDGGRGLVGALFGTLGVLVFSFFMTGDLDTASLADSRFAFRKVILVSSGIVALVGLLVWFFMKLPGSLEKEITIEKITISQIGEVLRLPSVLLLMIIILCAYVGYKLTDDISLYAQDVMLYDEVDAAKTGTFLLFIRPVIGITIGILADRSRPSLWLLISFLIAFAGSTLFATGLVVNTSAFVFLISIFILAAGVYAARSLYFSVMQSGRIPLVLTGTAVGLISLIGYTPDIFAGPAMGYLLDNSPGLEGHKQVFMMLAGFSLMGALAAYRYFKLYGIKKDERA, from the coding sequence ATGGATTCCCATACAATCGGTAAAATGACAGAAGGAAATAGGGCACCTTGGTATTATTTGGTCTTACTCATTTTGGCCGGGGAAAGTGTATTTATTTTACCATTCGTGTTGCAAAGGGTTTTTAGACCTACTTTCCTCAAGGTTTTTGAGTTGACCAATGTTGAATTGGGGCTTTGCTTTTCCGTGTATGGCTTTGTAGCACTGGTTTCCTATCTTTTTGGAGGCCCTCTTGCCGATAAGTTTTTGCCCAGAAAGCTAATTGCATTTGCTCTTTGGTGTACCGCTGCCGGGGGTGTGATTTTTGCAACGTTCCCTAATTATAGGTCACTTCAATTATTATATGGGTTTTGGGGGTTCACGACCATTTTTCTTTTTTGGTCGCCCATGATTAAGGCCACTCGAGTATGGGGTGGAGAAAAAGCACAGGGAAGAGCCTTTGGCTTTTTGGATGGGGGTAGAGGGCTCGTCGGGGCTTTGTTCGGAACACTAGGGGTCCTTGTGTTTTCTTTTTTTATGACGGGAGATTTGGATACCGCAAGTCTTGCCGATAGTAGGTTTGCATTTAGAAAAGTCATTTTGGTCTCATCGGGAATTGTTGCCCTTGTAGGGTTACTGGTTTGGTTCTTTATGAAACTTCCCGGCTCCTTGGAAAAGGAGATAACCATTGAGAAAATAACCATCTCACAAATTGGTGAAGTCTTAAGGTTACCATCGGTATTGTTGTTAATGATAATTATACTTTGCGCTTATGTCGGCTATAAGCTTACCGATGATATTTCGCTTTATGCACAAGATGTGATGTTGTATGATGAAGTAGATGCAGCCAAGACCGGTACATTTTTACTATTCATAAGACCTGTAATAGGAATTACCATTGGTATACTTGCTGATCGCTCAAGACCCAGTTTATGGCTTTTAATTAGTTTTTTAATCGCTTTTGCTGGTTCGACGTTGTTTGCTACGGGATTGGTAGTCAACACATCGGCATTTGTCTTTCTTATTTCAATATTTATTTTGGCCGCCGGCGTATATGCGGCTCGGTCATTATATTTCTCCGTAATGCAAAGTGGAAGGATTCCATTGGTTTTAACAGGTACCGCTGTTGGTTTAATTTCACTAATTGGGTATACTCCGGATATTTTTGCAGGCCCCGCCATGGGTTATCTTTTGGATAATAGTCCTGGGTTGGAAGGTCATAAACAGGTGTTCATGATGTTGGCCGGATTTTCATTGATGGGAGCATTGGCTGCCTATCGTTATTTCAAATTATACGGTATAAAGAAGGATGAACGTGCCTAA
- a CDS encoding GyrI-like domain-containing protein produces the protein MKVHHRIAYSQKRNLIGIRLSMNIIENRTSELWSKFMPNISQVENRISKEFISLQNYPKGYFQDFDPTRTFEKWATVEVSEVLKMPKEMGHFVLEEGNYVVFDYKGLSNDTSIFQYIFNEWLPSSPYQLDNRPHFEVLGEKYKNNDPNSEEEIWIPIQSVK, from the coding sequence GAAAGTACATCATCGCATAGCATATTCTCAAAAAAGAAATCTCATTGGTATTCGACTTTCGATGAATATTATCGAAAATAGAACATCGGAGCTTTGGAGTAAATTTATGCCGAATATATCTCAGGTTGAAAATAGAATTTCAAAAGAATTTATTTCACTTCAAAATTACCCAAAAGGATATTTTCAAGATTTTGACCCTACCCGTACTTTTGAAAAGTGGGCTACCGTAGAGGTTTCCGAAGTACTTAAAATGCCTAAAGAAATGGGGCATTTTGTTTTAGAGGAAGGAAATTATGTCGTTTTTGACTATAAAGGTCTTAGTAACGATACCAGCATTTTCCAATATATTTTCAATGAATGGTTGCCCAGTTCACCTTATCAATTGGACAATCGACCACATTTTGAAGTCTTGGGTGAAAAGTATAAGAACAATGATCCCAACTCCGAGGAGGAAATATGGATTCCCATACAATCGGTAAAATGA